The window GCAGGAGCAAAGAGGTAAATGATAAATTCATTGCTATGATTAGAAACACATGTAATGTGATTTTGAAGGTCTTAAGTTATACTCTTTGTTAGCTTTAGGTTGCGGTGAGTATGTTTTTAATCAGGTTAAATATGTTACATGAAATtaagaacaaaagaaataaatggaCATGGGCTTACTCACATGGAAAGGGACCTTTTTTGTCCCTCCTCACCCCATGTTGACATGTCTCAAAGGAAGCTTTCATCCTTGGATATCTGTCATGATTTGCAACCATATTATATGGTGAagagtagattttttttcttttatttttttgttaaatccTGTGTATAGATCACATGATAACATTTCTACAATAAATCATACTCAGCGTGCTAATGCACGAAGAGACTGAACAGAAGACCCTGCTGACATAGCAAAATAATATGTCTACTACTGGGACAGGTAACTATCTGCCATTCAAACTCCTATTTGTCTCACACTATTAGTAGAAAAGATGGAATTAACTCTTGCAGCTAGGGATGGGCATAATTAATCTAATTAATCTTTCAATTAATCCAAACAGAATCTCATGGTGTTTTCTTATACCTTTTGTAATTACGCAGTTTTGCCTGTCAGACTAATTTATCTGTATAAAGAGTAACAACTGCTGTCTTCCTCTTAAAGTAATGTTAACTTTAATGAAAAGCCATTCTAAACTATGCTCACATGAGATAAGCATGGTGCAAGTTTTAACAATTCGACATAAGAGGCTGCATAAGCAAGTTGaatcttgcaaaaaaaaatgtatatgtgtgtatttatatatatatacatgcatcATTTCTAATTTAGGAAGTTATTCCATGTTTTCCATGataaatttgtcattttgtgtcatgtGATTTCGATGACTTAAAGCTGTAAAAAGTAAGTTGGATGCCCATCCCTACTTCCACCTTTCAGTGCGGTTGAGAGCAAAGTATTTAGGtgacattgttgttgttgaataatgatgtatTGATAAaccacatttaatttttttccctccctgaAAATCAGATCTTAAGGTTTGCATGCACACTGCTAAAAGATGTGAGAAGTTCTAAACAGGCTGGTTTGATTAATTGCTATAATTATATTGACATGAGTGCAGTCAAAGTAGTCCCTATTACACAAATGCCCACACTTGCAATCGTTTCTGAGgatgacattttgtaaatgttacagaaatggatttgaaatgacaagggctttttttttcaacttgtcAAATTTATTACATACCCTCTTCTATAAGCCATGGTACTAACTCTTTTTGTTGCACTATTTTCCTGAAAGAGACAACTTCTTCTTAAAACAGGCACGAAAGAGGGACTCTGAGAAGCCATCAAAatctcacaaaaaaacagacgAGCAGCAAGAGCAAGAGAGACTTTCGGCAGAGAATGGAGAGGAGCGATCCAGACGTAAAGACAGGAAGCCCTCCAGGGGTCGAAGCTTGTCCAGGTCACACTCGCGAGAGAGGTTAGTCTGGTTAATAAAGTCTATTGTACAAGGAAATAGGTTTAGTAGGTCTGATAACttgtttaatgacaaaaaagaaaagtgattgTTCCTGGGGGTCTGGTATAATTTGTGGATTATTTTGTTTAGATAAGTGAAGCCCCAGAAATAAACATTGATTTTCAAGGTAAAATTACAGCAACACTAAAACAGCTTCGTTTGTTCATGTTGACGGATCCTGTTACTTTCAGGCGGCATCGCAGCAGGAGTAGGGACAAACGACGATCACGATCACACAGCCgggaaaggaagaagaaggcCAGGTCTCGCTCAGGTTCAAGGTCCAAACACCGACATCACAGCAGAAGTCGCAGCAAGAGCAGGTAGGTTTAATTCAAATATCAGACTTAGTGTGTTTGAACTCGAGTCCCTCATGTTTACTAATCTCCACGTAACTGACAGTGTGTCTAATTAATTCTTTTGGTTGTTTCACCAGGGAGCGAAAGAAAAGGAGTGAGAAAGTGCGCAGAAAGAGTCAAAGCAGGTCTGTTAATCCACCTGCGTTCCGGGGCCGAAACACAGCTATGGATGCCCAAGAGGCTCTGGCCAGGAGGTAAGGCAACAGGTTTCAAGGTGTGGCGGTCGGTCAGTCTGTTCTGGACGATTCTGGTCAATGTTAGTGGTTCTTATTACATCAACATGATTGCAGCTAcaaagggtttttttctttttctttttttttatataatagaCATTGTCAAGTTagtaaaacaaggaaaaatatGATTGGTGATGTGTACTGGTGAACTAGAGGGTCTAAGATGCTGACTATGTTATAGCAACATCCCCAGTTTCTTTGTTACACGTCGGACCTCATTTCCTTTCAAATTTCTACTGTCCCCTATTGAATGAAGGTAAAAATGCTCAAACAATACTGAGTAAATGTATAGATGTTAAGCTatgttcaacattttattcttaCAGGTTTGTTTTACGTCCTCACATATTGTCTCTTTTAAGTACAAAGCAGTGAGAGGTCTGTGCTTTTTAAACCAACTGAGTTTGTTCAGTCTTCTTGTGTCCAGGCTGGAGAGAGCAAAGAAACTACAGgaacagaaggaaaaagagatgatagagaaacagcagcagcaacagcaggagaTTGCTGCAGGTGAGAAGTGATTGTTGTGCCAAGTTCTAAAATCTTCATAATTTTAGTCAAGATTGTTACAAACTTGTGCTGATCTGTGTATTTTGCTTCCAGTGACTGCACCTattgcagcagctgcagctgctgccgccgctgccACGAACCCTGCCCTCAATGTGGCAGCCCTCCTGGCCTCTGGGACGCAGGTCACGCCTCAGATCGCCATGGCAGCACAGATGGCAGCCCTTCAAGCAAAAACTTTGGCGGAGACTGGCATCGCTGTGCCCAGCTACTATAACCCATCCGCTGTAAACCCCTCGAAGTTTGCAGagcaggagaaaaagaggaaaatgctATGGCAGGGAAAGAAGGAAGGGGTAAGATTTGAGTCTGCTGATATGTTTTATCTATCCACAGCATGCTCAACTTTTCCTTATACAGTTGGTGTAAATGTtccattattaaatatttatcattctgtttttaatttttaaggACAAGTCCCAGACAGCTGAGTTGTGGGAGAAGCTAAACTTTGGAAACAAGgaccaaaatgttaaatttcgCAAACTAATGGGCATTAAAGTATgtacattttgttatttaaccAAAATATATTTGATAATTTCcgttacattttctgttgaatgGTTTGAGCCTTCCAACCTGTAACTTTTCCTGTCCTTTCAGGGAGATGAGGATGGGGAAGCTTCAAAACCACTTAACGACGACGGCTTGAAGACTCTTCAGAAGCAGGAGGAGATGTTCAGGAACCTCGACGTTCAGTATGAGATGGCTCGatctcagacacacacccaGAGGGGAATGGGCCTCGGCTTCTCCTCCTCATTTTCGCGCGGGATGGATTCGATCTAGTGCCAAACCATGGCGGTCTTTGCCACTTACCTGATCATATAGGACTACCAGCTCATTGCTAGCCCTTAAGCTTGCATGGATGTTGCTCTGaatctgtaatttatttatagacAAACATCTCGCATATTGGTACATTATAATGTAAATAGCAAGGCGCTGAGTTTGTCTCAGTGTTTATTAATCTGTACATCTTTGGAAAAGGATGCATCAGTTTGACCGGCTGATGCTGGTTGAAATTATTAGATATTTGTTTGAGTAATGTggtagcttttttttaaaaactcataaatatatatgtgattGTTTGAACATAAAGTGAATATGTGGTTCAAGTGAACACTGTTTACATCCATTTAGCAAAAAGGAACCTGAAGTCAATGTAGCATTATCACAATCcctcattttcatttctccAGACTGGGAAAAACAAACCAGTGGGTTGTAATACATATTGTCTTCAGGACTGCCATGGATAAAGACGGACTTGAAAGGAGTAATCACATATTTCAAATGTTCTTGAAATAAATTAGTTTGTGTTGAATGAGGTTTTTCCTATATCACCtcaatttgtattttatgtaatatatgtgtggggttttttttttttacatttggctAACAAATTTGATGTTAGAGCTGGACTAAAAATAATAAGATATTTTTCAAAGCACAATATAATAAATGAGGGCAAAATCATATGGAATCAAAACTGCTTGGAATCACTAAATAACAAATTTATAAAACGGTAACACCAAACGATCATGTTGTCACAATTAGATTCAGTTGTCATCCAGCTATAGTTATCACCAAACCTGTTAATAGTACTGTGTACAGCAGAAAATACAATGTCTAAAAGAAGAAGTACAAATactaaaatatacatttattagaATACTGGAAGTTTGGTAAAATTGCAGTCACTCTTATTTGCATATAAGACTAGAATAAAGCACATGAGCCACACCGGTGATGAGGTTGTGGTTGGCAAACTCAAGGATAAGGAGCAGTATTGGGTATTCGCTGCGTCTTTTCTCAAGGGTAGACTCCTCGCTTAAACCCATCCAGTGAAGCAGCAGTGTTCGCATGGCTTCTGGGAATAGCTCTGTGGCTAGTTCCTCAGCAGGTGGCAAGTCACTGATTCGCTCAATATGCTGAACTTTAAAGCCCTCCACTTTCTGGCTGATGCTGCTGTTGGCTGTGTGAAACTGCTGGCCAAGCCAACGTCCAATACAGTTAAGCAGGGAACTTGAATACACAGAGCCCCAGTCGTTGGTCTTTAAGAGCGCCAACACGGCTTCTGTCACATCCTTTTCTTCTAAATTCCCATGAATGTATCGTTCAATGTTCTCCAGAAGGAGCAAGGTAgtctccagctgctgctctgtgaagCTTTGAGTCTCAGAGGAAAGTTTGTCACCCAAACTATGCAGTTTTTGTCTCACTGTGGGTAAAACCAGTTGGCTTTGCTCAGTTTGCAAGCTCTGCTTTGGAAAACTGCAGTAATCGTGATCTGCTGATGTGTCACCTGTGTCACTGCGACACATTCCCACCAATTCCTGGCCAAACTTGCAATGCTGAGGTTGGCCAGACATTTCAATCCTCGGTTCGGTGTCGCACAGGCTGCTGGATATGTCAACATCCAGCTGCACACTGAGGCTGTAACTCATTTTCAGAGGGTTGTAATTAATCTGCGATTTCCAAACATCctacagaggagagaaaagttATATTAGGGTATATATATAGAAGTAAAGCAATTACATCATGTAGAGACGTTCCTGGTGTGAATTGTACTGTACCTGGAAGTTCTCCAGCACAGCAAGCTGCTCCTGCTTATTGTACATTTCAAAGGCAACTCGAAAAAGTCCTTGAACGCTGTAGAACCAGAGGCTGTTACTTGCAGTCGGTACCTTCAGCCCATGGAACCTGAATGCTGCAACAAACCAGAGGGGAAGACCACATTGTTTAGTGTGGGTGCCTGGGTGTTCGTGTGCATTGATGTAAGCTATGTAAAGTCAGACTTATGTCCTCTGGCTCTGGTTCTGCTTTCTCTCACCtgaggaaaaatgtatttttgtggcCAGTCCCTTCTTGGCAAACTTGGCATGGTATCTGGGATGGTTCTCTGTACGGATGTCGGTGTTAGAGAAGATATCAGCTCCTAAGTAGAGAGGAGCCTCTGGACCCTGAAACAGAAACATATGATATATATGAAGCCACCTCCTCATGAAGTCTTCCATTTAGATATGGAGATAAATTGAGAAATGATTTTATATTGAAAAAAGAAGCTCAATTTGTGTAAATGGCATAAACGCACAATACAAAAAGTACAGTTTTTAATATGTGTGACAAAAATTTAGTAGCTGAAATCTAGAGGCAAGTAAAAACCTTAATCTTAACAAAACTCAAATAATTGTTTCCACATGTCTTATGGCAACATGTTTTATATGCTGTTTGACGTTATTTTTGGATATACAATTAAAAGGAAACTATGTGACACATTATGGATGGTATTTGGTCCTTCCTCATTATGGTCatgtgatggtgatggtgatgat is drawn from Thunnus albacares chromosome 2, fThuAlb1.1, whole genome shotgun sequence and contains these coding sequences:
- the si:ch211-110p13.9 gene encoding uncharacterized protein si:ch211-110p13.9: MSSVSTIHLTLPQWDGGSRKLRYIYLVNVTSFRLTACPNKGPEAPLYLGADIFSNTDIRTENHPRYHAKFAKKGLATKIHFSSAFRFHGLKVPTASNSLWFYSVQGLFRVAFEMYNKQEQLAVLENFQDVWKSQINYNPLKMSYSLSVQLDVDISSSLCDTEPRIEMSGQPQHCKFGQELVGMCRSDTGDTSADHDYCSFPKQSLQTEQSQLVLPTVRQKLHSLGDKLSSETQSFTEQQLETTLLLLENIERYIHGNLEEKDVTEAVLALLKTNDWGSVYSSSLLNCIGRWLGQQFHTANSSISQKVEGFKVQHIERISDLPPAEELATELFPEAMRTLLLHWMGLSEESTLEKRRSEYPILLLILEFANHNLITGVAHVLYSSLICK
- the rsrc2 gene encoding arginine/serine-rich coiled-coil protein 2 isoform X2 — encoded protein: MSASDDSADLTRTASPVHHRKKHSMESSRSPRSSKHHHSRSRSRSRDRKRDRKYRRSRSRSKEARKRDSEKPSKSHKKTDEQQEQERLSAENGEERSRRKDRKPSRGRSLSRSHSRERRHRSRSRDKRRSRSHSRERKKKARSRSGSRSKHRHHSRSRSKSRERKKRSEKVRRKSQSRSVNPPAFRGRNTAMDAQEALARRLERAKKLQEQKEKEMIEKQQQQQQEIAAVTAPIAAAAAAAAAATNPALNVAALLASGTQVTPQIAMAAQMAALQAKTLAETGIAVPSYYNPSAVNPSKFAEQEKKRKMLWQGKKEGDKSQTAELWEKLNFGNKDQNVKFRKLMGIKGDEDGEASKPLNDDGLKTLQKQEEMFRNLDVQYEMARSQTHTQRGMGLGFSSSFSRGMDSI
- the rsrc2 gene encoding arginine/serine-rich coiled-coil protein 2 isoform X1 yields the protein MSASDDSADLTRTASPVHHRKKHSMESSRSPRSSKHHHSRSRSRSRDRKRDRKYRRSRSRSKEARKRDSEKPSKSHKKTDEQQEQERLSAENGEERSRRKDRKPSRGRSLSRSHSRERRHRSRSRDKRRSRSHSRERKKKARSRSGSRSKHRHHSRSRSKSRERKKRSEKVRRKSQSRSVNPPAFRGRNTAMDAQEALARSLLVSRLERAKKLQEQKEKEMIEKQQQQQQEIAAVTAPIAAAAAAAAAATNPALNVAALLASGTQVTPQIAMAAQMAALQAKTLAETGIAVPSYYNPSAVNPSKFAEQEKKRKMLWQGKKEGDKSQTAELWEKLNFGNKDQNVKFRKLMGIKGDEDGEASKPLNDDGLKTLQKQEEMFRNLDVQYEMARSQTHTQRGMGLGFSSSFSRGMDSI